The Streptomyces achromogenes DNA segment AGGGCGTGGACTTCCTCGACTCCACCGGGCTCGGCGTACTGGTGGGCGGACTGAAGCGGGTGCGTGCCCATGAGGGCTCGCTCCGTCTGGTCTGCAACCAGGAGCGTATTTTGAAGATCTTCCGCATCACTGGTCTGACCAAGGTGTTCCCCATTCACACCTCGGTCGACGAAGCGGTCGCTGCCACCGACTGACCACCCGTGCCGGGCCCGTGCGGCCCGGCACGGATGGTCGAACAACGTAGGGGGTCCGGGCCTCGGCGGCCCGGCCCCCTGACAGCACGCCCGTAGTTCCGAGGGGGACGCATGGCCACCGTTGAACTCCGCTTCAGCGCGCTGCCCGAGCACGTCAGGACCGCCCGACTGGTGGCGGCGGCGGTGGCGCGCAGGGCCGGGGTGGACGAGGCGGTTCTCGACGAGGTCCGGCTCGCCGTCGGTGAGGCCTGCTCCCGCGCCGTCGGACTGCACCAGACGGGCGGTATCACCGCGCCCGTGAAGGTGCTGCTGATCGAGGAGGAGAAACAGTTCTCCATCGAGGTCGGCGACGAGGCGCCCCGTACGGCGCCCGGCGACCGGGCACCCGGTTCCGGCGGGGACGTGGAGGCCGAGGAGGACGAGATGGGCCTCGCGGTCATCAGCGGCCTCGTGGACGACGTCGAGGTCACCGCCGGAGAGCACGGCGGGCAGATCCGTATGACCTGGCCGTCGGCCGCGGTGACGGCCACGCTGACCTGAGTCGTCCCGAGCCGTCCACAGCGTTTCGGTTTCTGAGGGGCCCCACTCCGGTGGGGCCTCTTGGCATGCGCGGACCTGGGTAGTCGTGCATGCTTGCAGTGATCTCGCGAGTGAATCATGAGAAGTCAGTCGCGAGAAGTGAATCATGCGGCGAACGAAATCGACTGCAATTCGTGAAGCAATTCACGATCAATGCCTTGAAGGCATTACTTGACGAAAAGGCGAATTTCGTTTGCCGGGCACTGTTTTGATCAGGTTCCGGTACCTACAATCCGTCCACATCTTGAGCTCAGCCCAAGCGTCAAGGAGGACGAATGGCGGGGCTTCCCACCTCTCATCCGTTGGATCACCCGACAACCCTCGCAGCCGCGGAGCTGACCGACGGCAACCGCCTCCTGGTGGTGGTCATCGCGCTCGTGGCGTTGGCCGCGCT contains these protein-coding regions:
- a CDS encoding ATP-binding protein codes for the protein MATVELRFSALPEHVRTARLVAAAVARRAGVDEAVLDEVRLAVGEACSRAVGLHQTGGITAPVKVLLIEEEKQFSIEVGDEAPRTAPGDRAPGSGGDVEAEEDEMGLAVISGLVDDVEVTAGEHGGQIRMTWPSAAVTATLT
- the bldG gene encoding anti-sigma factor antagonist BldG; this encodes MDLSLSTRTVGDRTVVEVGGEIDVYTAPKLREQLVELVNDGNFHLVVDMEGVDFLDSTGLGVLVGGLKRVRAHEGSLRLVCNQERILKIFRITGLTKVFPIHTSVDEAVAATD